Proteins encoded by one window of Pseudomonas coleopterorum:
- a CDS encoding acetyl-CoA carboxylase carboxyltransferase subunit alpha yields MNPNFLDFEQPIADLQAKIEELRLVGNDNSLNIGDEISRLQDKSSTLTESIFGNLTSWQIARLARHPRRPYTLDYIQHIFTEFDELHGDRHFSDDAAIVGGVARLDEQPVMIIGHQKGREVREKVRRNFGMPRPEGYRKACRLMEMAERFKMPILTFIDTPGAYPGIDAEERNQSEAIAWNLRVMARLKTPIIATVIGEGGSGGALAIGVCDQLNMLQYSTYAVISPEGCASILWKTAEKAPDAAEAMGITAERLNHLGIVDKVIDEPLGGAHRDPVAASALIRAELTSQLDMLKGFDTETLLSRRYDRLMSYGL; encoded by the coding sequence ATGAACCCGAATTTTCTTGATTTCGAACAGCCGATCGCTGACCTGCAAGCCAAGATCGAAGAGCTGCGCCTGGTAGGCAACGACAATTCGTTGAACATCGGCGACGAGATCTCTCGCCTGCAAGACAAGAGCAGCACGCTGACCGAAAGCATCTTCGGCAACCTGACCAGCTGGCAGATTGCCCGGCTGGCGCGTCACCCGCGCCGCCCGTACACCCTGGACTACATTCAGCACATCTTTACCGAATTCGATGAGCTGCACGGCGACCGTCACTTCTCCGACGACGCCGCCATCGTCGGCGGTGTCGCTCGTCTCGACGAGCAGCCGGTGATGATCATCGGCCACCAGAAAGGCCGCGAAGTGCGCGAGAAGGTCCGTCGCAACTTCGGCATGCCGCGTCCGGAAGGCTACCGCAAGGCGTGCCGCCTGATGGAAATGGCCGAGCGCTTCAAGATGCCGATCCTCACCTTCATCGACACGCCGGGCGCGTACCCGGGCATCGATGCCGAAGAGCGCAACCAGAGCGAAGCGATCGCCTGGAACCTGCGCGTGATGGCACGCCTGAAAACGCCGATCATCGCCACGGTCATCGGTGAAGGCGGTTCGGGTGGTGCATTGGCCATCGGTGTCTGCGATCAACTGAACATGTTGCAGTATTCGACCTATGCGGTGATTTCGCCGGAAGGTTGCGCGTCGATTCTGTGGAAAACCGCCGAAAAGGCGCCGGATGCCGCCGAAGCCATGGGCATCACGGCCGAGCGCTTGAACCACTTGGGCATTGTCGACAAGGTGATCGATGAGCCACTGGGTGGCGCCCATCGCGATCCGGTCGCCGCCTCGGCCCTGATCCGCGCCGAGCTGACCAGCCAGCTGGACATGCTCAAGGGTTTCGACACCGAGACGCTGCTCAGCCGTCGGTATGACCGATTGATGAGCTACGGATTGTAA
- a CDS encoding OmpH family outer membrane protein has product MRKLTQMVVLAATLAASLGATPAFADMKIAVLNYQMALLESDAAKKYAVDAEKKFGPQLSKLKTLESSAKSIQDRLVAGGDKMAQPERERLELEFKQKARDFQFQSKELNEAKAVADREMLKQLKPKLDGAVEEVIKKGAFDLVLERGAVIDVKPQFDITRQVIERMNQSR; this is encoded by the coding sequence GTGCGCAAGTTGACTCAAATGGTTGTTCTGGCCGCGACCCTCGCCGCCTCGCTGGGTGCTACTCCGGCTTTCGCCGACATGAAAATTGCCGTTCTGAACTATCAGATGGCACTGCTCGAGTCTGACGCGGCCAAGAAGTATGCCGTCGATGCCGAGAAGAAATTCGGTCCGCAGTTGAGCAAGCTCAAGACTCTGGAAAGCAGCGCCAAGAGCATTCAGGACCGACTGGTCGCCGGTGGCGACAAGATGGCTCAGCCCGAGCGTGAACGCCTGGAACTCGAATTCAAGCAGAAGGCCCGCGACTTCCAGTTCCAGTCCAAGGAACTGAACGAAGCCAAGGCCGTTGCCGACCGCGAAATGCTCAAGCAGCTCAAGCCCAAGCTTGACGGCGCCGTCGAAGAAGTCATCAAGAAAGGTGCCTTCGACCTGGTGCTGGAGCGCGGTGCGGTGATTGATGTCAAACCTCAGTTCGACATCACTCGCCAGGTCATCGAGCGCATGAATCAGTCGCGCTGA
- the fabZ gene encoding 3-hydroxyacyl-ACP dehydratase FabZ, which yields MMDINEIREYLPHRYPFLLVDRVVELDVESQSIRAYKNVSINEPFFNGHFPAHPIMPGVLIIEAMAQAAGILGFKMLDVKPADGTLYYFVGSDKLRFRQPVLPGDQLILEAKFISCKRQIWKFDCKASVDGKPVCSAEIICAERKL from the coding sequence ATGATGGACATCAACGAGATTCGCGAATACCTGCCGCACCGCTATCCCTTCCTGTTGGTGGATCGGGTCGTGGAGCTGGACGTCGAAAGCCAGAGCATTCGCGCCTACAAGAATGTCAGCATCAACGAGCCGTTCTTCAATGGTCACTTTCCCGCGCACCCGATCATGCCGGGCGTGCTGATCATCGAGGCCATGGCCCAGGCTGCCGGCATCCTTGGTTTCAAGATGCTCGACGTGAAACCGGCCGACGGTACGCTCTACTACTTCGTGGGTTCGGACAAGCTGCGTTTCCGCCAGCCGGTGCTGCCGGGTGATCAGCTGATCCTGGAAGCCAAGTTCATCAGCTGCAAGCGCCAGATCTGGAAGTTCGACTGCAAGGCTTCGGTCGATGGCAAGCCGGTCTGCTCGGCCGAGATCATCTGTGCGGAACGCAAGCTATGA
- the tilS gene encoding tRNA lysidine(34) synthetase TilS: MRESSVLMQRLQARLQPYLSAPAWYVAFSGGLDSTVLLHLLAGLPKRPPLTALHIHHGLQSVADTWPAHCQSLCDQLGVPLRIIRVQVENGPSLEQAARQARYRAFDGILGSGDVLFAAQHQDDQAETLLFRLLRGAGVRGLAAMPQQRPQGQGILARPLLDEPRSELVAYARAEGLDWIDDPSNTDTRFSRNYLRRDVLPVITARWPQAAGSIARAAAHLGEAAQLLEELAEADLEPARASVEHSWLAVPSLALAPLQALSDSRQRNALQFWLARLTRLPDTQHWVGWTSLRDADAAATPVWRLTDGELHRAHGRIWWVSGQWSQAQPAVQTWPRLEQALQLPGNGEVRWQGSPPPGQAQIRYRQGGEGLRLPARGQRDLKRLLNESRLPGFVRDRLPLLFVDDQLVAVANLPLSSVDGLLVWSPPTGEQSLR, from the coding sequence ATGCGTGAATCCTCAGTCTTGATGCAACGATTACAGGCCCGGTTGCAACCCTACCTCTCAGCCCCTGCCTGGTACGTCGCCTTCTCCGGTGGCCTCGACTCCACCGTCCTGCTGCACCTGTTGGCCGGTCTGCCAAAGCGTCCGCCGCTGACTGCTCTTCATATCCATCACGGTCTGCAATCGGTCGCCGATACCTGGCCTGCACACTGCCAATCCCTGTGCGACCAGCTCGGTGTGCCGTTGCGCATTATCCGGGTGCAGGTCGAGAACGGCCCCAGCCTGGAACAAGCCGCGCGTCAGGCACGCTATCGAGCCTTCGATGGGATACTCGGGAGTGGCGATGTCCTGTTCGCCGCCCAGCACCAGGATGATCAGGCCGAAACCCTGCTGTTTCGTCTGCTGCGCGGCGCGGGCGTGCGGGGACTTGCGGCGATGCCACAGCAGCGACCGCAAGGGCAGGGGATCTTGGCCAGGCCGCTGCTCGATGAGCCTCGCAGCGAACTGGTCGCGTACGCTCGTGCCGAGGGCCTGGACTGGATCGACGACCCCTCCAACACCGATACCCGTTTTTCGCGCAATTACCTGCGCCGCGACGTGCTGCCCGTGATCACGGCGCGCTGGCCCCAGGCGGCCGGCAGCATTGCCAGGGCGGCGGCCCATCTGGGCGAAGCGGCGCAGTTGCTGGAGGAGCTGGCCGAAGCGGACCTGGAGCCTGCGCGCGCATCGGTCGAGCATTCCTGGCTGGCCGTACCGAGCCTGGCCCTGGCGCCGCTGCAAGCGCTGTCCGACAGCCGTCAGCGCAATGCCCTGCAGTTCTGGCTGGCACGCCTGACGCGCCTGCCCGACACCCAGCACTGGGTCGGGTGGACATCCTTGCGCGACGCCGATGCCGCAGCCACGCCCGTCTGGCGACTGACCGACGGCGAGCTGCACAGGGCCCACGGACGGATCTGGTGGGTCAGTGGCCAATGGTCGCAGGCTCAGCCTGCGGTTCAAACATGGCCGCGTCTTGAGCAGGCCTTGCAACTGCCGGGTAACGGTGAGGTGCGATGGCAGGGCAGTCCGCCGCCCGGTCAGGCGCAGATTCGCTACCGCCAGGGCGGCGAAGGCCTGCGCTTGCCCGCTCGCGGGCAGCGAGACCTCAAACGCCTGCTCAACGAAAGCCGCCTGCCGGGGTTCGTGCGCGATCGTCTGCCTCTGCTGTTCGTCGACGACCAACTGGTGGCCGTGGCCAACCTGCCATTGTCCAGCGTCGATGGCCTACTGGTGTGGTCGCCGCCGACCGGCGAGCAGAGTTTGAGATGA
- the lpxB gene encoding lipid-A-disaccharide synthase translates to MSHPAPLTVALVAGEASGDILGSGLMRALKARHPHVQFIGVGGPLMEAEGLVSRFPMERLAVMGLVEVLGRLRELLARRKQLIAELIACKPDVFIGIDAPDFTLNIELKLRQAGIKTVHYVSPSVWAWRQKRVLKIRQGCDLMLTLLPFEARFYEEQGVPVRFVGHPLADTIALQADRSEARTQLGLVGEFPLVALMPGSRGGEVGRLGELFLDSAQLLLQSKPDARFVIPCANPQRRAQLEQMLAGRTLPVTLLDGDSHTALAACDAVLIASGTATLEALLYKRPMVVAYRLAPLTYWILKRMVKSPYVSLPNLLAQRMLVPELLQDDATPQALVERLLPLLAGGEEQTSGFDAIHRTLRRDASNQAADAVLQLIGRNDG, encoded by the coding sequence ATGTCTCACCCCGCACCGCTGACCGTGGCACTGGTGGCAGGCGAAGCCAGTGGCGATATCCTGGGTTCCGGGCTGATGCGTGCGCTCAAGGCGCGCCATCCGCATGTCCAGTTCATCGGCGTCGGCGGCCCGCTGATGGAAGCCGAAGGGCTGGTCAGTCGCTTCCCCATGGAGCGCCTGGCAGTGATGGGCCTGGTCGAAGTGCTGGGTCGTCTGCGCGAACTGCTGGCACGGCGCAAGCAGCTGATTGCCGAGCTGATTGCCTGCAAGCCGGACGTGTTCATCGGCATCGACGCACCCGACTTCACCCTGAACATCGAACTCAAGCTGCGCCAGGCCGGGATCAAGACCGTGCATTACGTGAGCCCCTCGGTCTGGGCCTGGCGGCAGAAGCGCGTATTGAAGATTCGCCAGGGCTGCGACCTGATGCTCACGTTGCTGCCCTTCGAGGCTCGCTTCTACGAGGAGCAGGGCGTGCCGGTGCGTTTCGTCGGGCACCCGTTGGCCGATACCATTGCGCTGCAGGCGGACCGCAGTGAGGCCCGCACCCAGCTGGGCCTGGTCGGCGAGTTCCCGCTGGTGGCCTTGATGCCCGGCAGTCGCGGTGGGGAGGTCGGCCGTCTGGGCGAGCTGTTCCTCGACAGTGCCCAGTTACTGCTGCAGTCGAAACCGGATGCACGCTTCGTGATTCCCTGTGCCAACCCCCAGCGGCGGGCGCAACTGGAGCAGATGCTTGCGGGGCGCACGCTGCCGGTGACCTTGCTCGACGGCGACTCGCACACGGCGCTGGCTGCCTGTGACGCGGTGTTGATCGCTTCCGGTACGGCCACTTTGGAAGCCCTGCTGTACAAGCGCCCGATGGTGGTTGCGTATCGACTGGCGCCCCTGACGTACTGGATTCTTAAACGCATGGTCAAGAGCCCCTACGTGTCGTTGCCCAACCTCCTGGCCCAGCGCATGCTGGTGCCCGAGCTGCTGCAGGATGACGCTACGCCCCAAGCGCTGGTCGAGCGCTTGCTGCCGCTGCTGGCCGGTGGCGAGGAGCAGACCAGCGGTTTCGACGCGATTCACCGCACGCTGCGCCGCGACGCGTCCAACCAGGCGGCCGACGCCGTGCTGCAACTGATAGGCAGGAACGATGGCTAA
- the rnhB gene encoding ribonuclease HII, translating into MQMGLDFDLVEELVAGVDEVGRGPLCGAVVTAAVILDPRRPILGLNDSKKLTEARRELLYDEICEKALAWCIARAEVEEIDRLNILHATMLAMQRAVQGLSITPRLALIDGNRCPQLDVPSAPVIQGDAKVPAIAAASILAKVSRDREMSAFELIYPGYGMGGHKGYPTPVHLEALARLGPTPIHRRSFAPVRAAWQARESIDQTPAWV; encoded by the coding sequence CTGCAAATGGGCCTGGATTTCGATCTGGTCGAAGAGCTGGTCGCCGGCGTCGACGAAGTCGGCCGTGGCCCGTTGTGTGGCGCGGTGGTGACGGCGGCGGTGATCCTCGATCCGCGTCGGCCAATCTTGGGCCTCAACGATTCGAAGAAACTCACCGAAGCACGTCGCGAATTGCTCTACGACGAAATCTGCGAGAAAGCGCTGGCCTGGTGTATCGCCCGTGCCGAGGTCGAAGAGATCGACCGCCTGAACATTCTGCACGCGACCATGCTCGCCATGCAGCGGGCGGTCCAAGGCCTGAGCATCACGCCAAGACTGGCGCTGATCGATGGCAATCGCTGCCCGCAGCTGGATGTACCAAGCGCCCCGGTGATCCAGGGCGACGCGAAGGTCCCCGCCATCGCCGCTGCTTCGATCCTGGCCAAGGTCAGTCGCGACCGGGAAATGTCCGCTTTCGAATTGATCTACCCGGGTTACGGCATGGGTGGTCACAAGGGCTACCCCACGCCGGTGCATCTGGAAGCCTTGGCGCGGCTGGGGCCGACGCCCATTCATCGGCGATCGTTCGCACCGGTCCGCGCGGCGTGGCAGGCTCGCGAAAGCATCGATCAAACCCCCGCCTGGGTCTAG
- the lpxD gene encoding UDP-3-O-(3-hydroxymyristoyl)glucosamine N-acyltransferase gives MTATMKLGQLAEFLGATVSGDPEKIITGLATLQEAGPAQLSFLANPQYRKFLPDSHAGAVLLKAADAEGFKGDALIVPDPYLAYARISHLFDPKPRASTGVHPTAVIAPDAQVDAAASVGAFAVVESGARIAAGVTIGAHCFIGARCEIGEGGWLAPRVTLYHDVRIGKRVVIQSGAVLGGEGFGFANEKGVWQKIAQIGGVSIGDDCEIGVNTAIDRGALADTVIGNGVKLDNQIQIAHNVQIGDNTAMAACVGISGSSKIGKNCMLAGGVGLVGHIEICDGVFITGMTMVTHSITEPGAYSSGTAMQPAAEWRKSAARLRHLDDMARRLKQVEKHVEAVTQGGKASSDG, from the coding sequence ATGACAGCGACCATGAAGCTCGGTCAGCTGGCCGAGTTCCTGGGCGCCACGGTCAGTGGCGACCCGGAGAAGATCATCACTGGGCTGGCCACCTTGCAGGAGGCCGGCCCAGCTCAGCTGAGCTTTCTGGCCAATCCGCAGTACCGCAAGTTTCTGCCCGACAGCCATGCCGGGGCCGTACTGCTCAAGGCCGCTGATGCAGAAGGGTTCAAGGGCGACGCGCTGATCGTTCCCGACCCATATCTGGCCTATGCGCGCATCTCCCACCTGTTCGATCCCAAGCCCCGCGCCAGCACTGGTGTGCATCCTACTGCGGTCATCGCTCCCGATGCCCAGGTCGATGCGGCCGCCAGTGTCGGAGCCTTTGCCGTGGTCGAAAGCGGCGCTCGGATCGCAGCCGGTGTCACCATCGGTGCGCATTGTTTCATCGGTGCACGCTGCGAGATCGGCGAGGGCGGCTGGTTGGCGCCCCGGGTCACGCTCTATCACGACGTGCGCATCGGTAAGCGAGTAGTCATCCAATCCGGTGCCGTGCTGGGTGGCGAGGGCTTCGGCTTTGCCAACGAGAAAGGCGTCTGGCAGAAGATCGCCCAGATCGGCGGCGTCAGCATCGGCGACGACTGCGAGATCGGTGTAAACACCGCCATCGACCGTGGTGCACTGGCCGATACCGTGATCGGCAATGGCGTGAAGCTCGATAACCAGATCCAGATTGCCCACAACGTGCAGATTGGCGACAACACCGCCATGGCGGCCTGCGTCGGCATTTCGGGAAGCAGCAAGATCGGCAAGAATTGCATGCTCGCAGGCGGTGTAGGCCTGGTCGGGCACATCGAGATCTGCGATGGCGTGTTCATCACTGGCATGACCATGGTGACCCATTCGATCACCGAGCCGGGTGCCTATTCCTCGGGTACGGCGATGCAGCCGGCAGCCGAGTGGCGCAAGAGCGCTGCGCGATTGCGGCATCTGGATGACATGGCTCGGCGCCTCAAGCAGGTGGAAAAGCATGTCGAGGCAGTGACCCAAGGCGGTAAAGCGTCATCTGATGGCTGA
- the dnaE gene encoding DNA polymerase III subunit alpha: MSVSFVHLRLHTEYSLVDGLVRIKPLVKALAGMNMPAVAVTDQNNMCSLVKFYKAAMGAGIKPICGADLWLANRDPDGPLSRISLLAMNAVGYRNITELISRGFIDGQRNGQVIVERQWVAEASEGVICLSAAKEGEIGMALLGGYPGDADNLLREWMAVFPERFYVEVQRTNRTNDEEYLHAAVALADRLGAPLVATNDVRFIKQEDFEAHETRVCIGEGRALDDPRRNKNYSDQQYLKSAEEMAELFSDLPEALENTVEIAKRCNIDVKLGKHFLPDYPIPDGMTIDEYFRKVSFDGLEERLAVLLPKDTTENYEARRQVYVDRLNFELDIIIQMGFPGYFLIVMDFIQWAKNNGVPVGPGRGSGAGSLVAYVQKITDLDPLEYDLLFERFLNPERVSMPDFDVDFCMDGRDRVIDYVADKYGRNAVSQIITFGSMAAKAVVRDVARVQGKSYGLADRLSKMIPFEVGMTLEKAYEQEEILRDFIKVDEEAAEIWEMARKLEGVVRNVGKHAGGVVIAPTKLTDFAPIYCDEAGDGLVTQFDKDDVEAAGLVKFDFLGLRTLTIIDWALKTINRDRAKVNEAPLDIAFIPLDDKPTYQLLQKAETTAVFQLESRGMKELIKKLKPDCLEDLIALVALFRPGPLQSGMVDDFINRKHGRAELAYPHSDYQYEGLKPVLAPTYGIILYQEQVMQIAQVMAGYTLGGADMLRRAMGKKKPEEMAKQRGGFIEGCATNNIDPDLAGNIFDLVEKFAGYGFNKSHSAAYGLVSYQTAWLKAHYPAPFMAAVLSADMHNTDKVVTLIEEVRTMKLRLDAPDVNNSEFKFTVNDDGRIVYGLGAIKGVGEGPVEAIIEARQAGPFKDLFDFCERVDLKRINKRTLDGLIRSGAIDRLGPYFHDEPKAYQANIDRNRAVLLAAMEGAIKAAEQTARTHDSGHDDLFGGVFVEADADVYADHRKAKELTLKERLRGEKETLGLYLTGHPIDEYEGEIRRFARQRIIDLKPSRETQTVAGMVIALRVMKNKKGDKMGFITLDDRSARIEASLFADAFMSAQSLLQTDAMVVVEGEVSNDDFSGGLRLRVKRVMSMEDARTNLAESLRLKVHADGLGGDRLGWLGELCRQHRGACPITMEYTSNDAKATLQFGEGWRIDPADSLIQALRDQFGRENVFLQYR, from the coding sequence ATGTCGGTTTCCTTCGTTCATCTTCGCCTGCACACCGAATACTCGCTGGTCGACGGCCTGGTGCGGATCAAGCCGCTGGTCAAGGCGCTGGCCGGCATGAACATGCCTGCGGTGGCGGTGACCGACCAGAACAACATGTGTTCGCTGGTGAAGTTCTACAAGGCGGCCATGGGCGCCGGCATCAAGCCGATCTGCGGCGCCGACCTGTGGCTGGCCAATCGCGACCCCGACGGGCCCCTGAGCCGCATCAGCCTGCTGGCGATGAACGCGGTCGGCTATCGCAACATCACCGAGCTGATTTCCCGCGGCTTCATCGACGGCCAGCGCAATGGCCAGGTGATCGTCGAGCGGCAATGGGTGGCCGAAGCCAGCGAAGGCGTGATCTGCCTGTCGGCGGCCAAGGAGGGCGAGATCGGCATGGCCCTGTTGGGCGGCTACCCGGGCGATGCCGACAACCTGCTGCGCGAGTGGATGGCGGTGTTCCCCGAGCGCTTCTATGTCGAGGTGCAGCGGACCAACCGCACCAACGACGAAGAGTACCTGCACGCCGCCGTCGCTCTGGCCGACCGCCTGGGCGCGCCCCTGGTCGCCACTAACGATGTGCGCTTCATCAAGCAGGAAGACTTCGAGGCCCACGAGACGCGCGTGTGCATTGGTGAAGGCCGGGCGCTGGATGACCCGCGCCGCAACAAGAACTACAGCGACCAGCAGTACCTCAAAAGCGCCGAGGAGATGGCCGAGCTGTTCAGCGACCTGCCCGAGGCGCTGGAAAACACCGTCGAGATCGCCAAGCGGTGCAACATCGACGTCAAGCTGGGCAAGCACTTCCTGCCCGATTACCCGATTCCCGATGGCATGACCATCGATGAATATTTCCGCAAGGTCTCGTTCGACGGCCTGGAAGAGCGCCTGGCTGTGCTGCTGCCCAAGGACACCACCGAGAACTACGAAGCGCGTCGGCAGGTGTATGTCGACCGGCTGAATTTCGAGCTCGACATCATCATCCAGATGGGCTTTCCCGGTTACTTCCTGATCGTGATGGACTTCATCCAGTGGGCCAAGAACAACGGCGTGCCGGTGGGCCCAGGCCGGGGGTCGGGCGCAGGGTCCCTGGTGGCTTACGTACAGAAGATCACCGACCTCGATCCACTGGAATACGACCTGCTGTTCGAACGCTTCCTCAACCCCGAGCGGGTGTCCATGCCCGACTTCGACGTCGACTTCTGCATGGACGGTCGCGACCGGGTCATCGACTACGTGGCCGACAAGTACGGCCGCAACGCGGTCAGCCAGATCATCACTTTCGGCTCCATGGCGGCCAAGGCGGTGGTGCGCGACGTGGCGCGGGTACAGGGCAAGTCCTACGGCCTGGCTGATCGCCTGTCCAAGATGATTCCCTTCGAAGTCGGCATGACCCTGGAAAAGGCCTACGAGCAGGAAGAAATCCTGCGCGACTTCATCAAGGTCGATGAAGAGGCGGCAGAAATCTGGGAAATGGCGCGCAAGCTCGAAGGCGTGGTGCGTAACGTCGGCAAGCACGCCGGGGGTGTGGTGATCGCGCCGACCAAGCTGACCGACTTCGCGCCGATCTACTGCGACGAGGCCGGTGACGGCCTGGTGACCCAGTTCGACAAGGATGACGTGGAAGCGGCAGGCCTGGTCAAGTTCGACTTTCTCGGCCTGCGTACCCTGACCATCATCGACTGGGCGCTGAAGACCATCAACCGCGACCGGGCCAAGGTCAACGAGGCGCCGCTGGACATCGCCTTCATTCCGCTCGACGACAAGCCGACCTACCAGTTGCTGCAGAAGGCCGAGACCACTGCCGTCTTCCAGCTCGAATCTCGCGGCATGAAGGAGCTGATCAAGAAGCTCAAGCCCGACTGCCTGGAAGACCTCATTGCACTGGTGGCGTTGTTCCGGCCAGGCCCGCTGCAATCGGGCATGGTGGACGACTTCATCAACCGCAAGCACGGTCGCGCCGAGCTGGCCTACCCGCATTCGGACTACCAGTACGAAGGTCTGAAACCGGTGCTGGCGCCCACCTACGGTATCATCCTGTATCAGGAACAGGTGATGCAGATCGCCCAGGTGATGGCAGGCTACACCCTCGGCGGCGCCGACATGTTGCGTCGCGCCATGGGCAAGAAAAAACCCGAAGAGATGGCCAAGCAGCGTGGCGGCTTCATCGAAGGGTGCGCCACCAACAACATCGACCCGGACCTGGCGGGCAACATCTTCGACCTGGTAGAAAAATTCGCCGGTTACGGTTTCAACAAGTCCCACTCCGCCGCCTATGGCCTGGTGTCCTACCAGACCGCCTGGCTCAAGGCTCACTACCCGGCGCCGTTCATGGCTGCGGTGCTCTCGGCGGACATGCACAACACCGACAAGGTTGTGACCTTGATCGAGGAAGTGCGCACCATGAAGCTGCGCCTGGACGCGCCGGACGTGAACAATTCCGAGTTCAAGTTCACGGTCAACGACGATGGCCGCATCGTCTATGGGCTGGGCGCGATCAAAGGCGTGGGCGAAGGGCCGGTTGAGGCAATCATCGAAGCCCGTCAGGCCGGCCCGTTCAAGGACCTGTTCGACTTCTGCGAGCGCGTCGATCTCAAGCGCATCAACAAACGCACACTCGACGGTCTGATCCGCAGCGGTGCGATCGACCGCCTGGGTCCGTATTTCCACGATGAGCCCAAAGCCTATCAAGCCAACATCGACCGCAATCGCGCGGTACTGCTGGCGGCCATGGAGGGCGCGATCAAGGCGGCGGAGCAGACCGCTCGCACCCACGACAGCGGCCACGACGATCTGTTTGGCGGTGTGTTCGTCGAAGCGGACGCCGATGTCTATGCCGACCATCGCAAGGCCAAGGAGCTGACCCTCAAGGAGCGGCTGCGCGGCGAGAAGGAAACTCTGGGGCTATACCTCACCGGGCACCCGATCGACGAATACGAAGGCGAGATCCGCCGCTTCGCTCGGCAGCGCATCATCGACCTCAAGCCTTCGCGCGAAACCCAGACCGTGGCTGGCATGGTCATCGCGTTGCGGGTAATGAAGAACAAGAAGGGCGACAAGATGGGCTTCATCACCCTCGACGACCGCTCGGCGCGCATCGAGGCCTCACTGTTCGCCGATGCCTTCATGTCCGCGCAATCGCTGCTGCAGACCGACGCCATGGTGGTGGTGGAAGGGGAGGTCAGCAACGATGATTTCTCCGGTGGCCTGCGGCTGCGCGTCAAGCGCGTGATGAGCATGGAAGATGCGCGCACCAACCTGGCCGAAAGCTTGCGCCTGAAGGTGCACGCCGACGGGCTGGGTGGCGATCGGCTCGGCTGGCTGGGCGAATTGTGCCGTCAGCACCGCGGCGCCTGCCCGATCACCATGGAATACACGAGCAACGACGCCAAGGCGACGCTGCAGTTCGGCGAAGGCTGGCGGATCGACCCGGCCGACAGCTTGATTCAAGCGTTGCGTGACCAGTTCGGTCGCGAGAACGTCTTTCTGCAATATCGTTGA
- the lpxA gene encoding acyl-ACP--UDP-N-acetylglucosamine O-acyltransferase: MSLIDPRAIIDPSAILADGVEVGPWSIVGAGVEIGEGTVIGPHVILKGPTRIGRHNRIYQFSSIGEDTPDLKYKGEETRLVIGDHNVIREGVTIHRGTVQDRAETTLGDHNLIMAYAHIGHDSVIGNHCILVNNTALAGHVHVHDWAILSGFTLVHQYCHIGAHSFSGMGTAIGKDVPAYVTVFGNPAEARSMNFEGMRRRGFSDEAIHALRRAYKTVYRRGLTVEQALLDLEEPARLHPEVDVFLKSIQSSTRGITR, translated from the coding sequence ATGAGTTTGATTGACCCTCGCGCCATCATCGATCCGTCCGCCATATTGGCAGATGGTGTCGAAGTCGGCCCTTGGTCGATCGTTGGTGCGGGCGTGGAAATTGGTGAAGGTACCGTGATCGGTCCTCACGTCATTCTCAAGGGGCCGACCCGCATCGGCAGGCACAATCGCATCTACCAGTTTTCCTCGATCGGGGAAGACACGCCGGACCTCAAGTACAAAGGCGAGGAAACCCGCCTGGTCATCGGTGACCACAACGTGATCCGCGAAGGTGTGACCATCCACCGTGGCACCGTGCAGGACCGCGCCGAAACCACCTTGGGCGACCATAACCTGATCATGGCCTACGCCCATATCGGGCACGACAGCGTGATCGGCAACCACTGCATTCTGGTCAACAACACCGCTTTGGCCGGCCATGTGCATGTTCACGACTGGGCGATCCTCTCCGGCTTCACCTTGGTTCACCAGTACTGCCACATTGGCGCCCACAGCTTTTCGGGCATGGGTACCGCCATCGGCAAGGATGTGCCGGCCTATGTCACGGTGTTTGGCAACCCGGCCGAAGCCCGCAGCATGAATTTCGAAGGCATGCGCCGCCGCGGTTTCAGCGACGAAGCGATCCACGCGCTGCGCCGAGCCTACAAGACGGTCTACCGCCGTGGTCTGACCGTCGAGCAGGCCTTACTCGATCTGGAAGAACCTGCGCGGCTGCACCCTGAAGTCGACGTGTTCCTCAAGTCGATCCAGTCCTCGACTCGCGGCATCACCCGCTGA